The following are from one region of the Phormidium sp. PBR-2020 genome:
- the bchL gene encoding ferredoxin:protochlorophyllide reductase (ATP-dependent) iron-sulfur ATP-binding protein, translated as MRLAVYGKGGIGKSTTSCNISVALARRGKKVLQIGCDPKHDSTFTLTGYLIPTIIDTLQEKDFHYEDIWPEDVIYKGYGGVDCVEAGGPPAGAGCGGYVVGETVKLLKELNAFDEYDVILFDVLGDVVCGGFAAPLNYADYALIVTDNGFDALFAANRIAASVREKARTHPLRLAGLIGNRTSKRDLIDKYIETVPMPVLEVLPLIEDIRVSRVKGKTLFEMTETEAALSYVCDYYLNIADQILALPEGVVPKDAADRDLFALLSDFYLNPQQPPATVDAEPDLMMV; from the coding sequence GTGAGATTAGCAGTATACGGAAAAGGCGGCATTGGTAAATCCACCACCAGTTGCAACATCTCAGTTGCCCTGGCCCGTCGCGGAAAAAAAGTCCTCCAAATTGGCTGTGATCCCAAACACGACAGCACCTTCACCCTAACGGGCTACCTGATTCCCACCATCATCGATACCCTCCAAGAAAAAGACTTCCATTACGAAGACATCTGGCCCGAAGACGTGATCTACAAAGGCTACGGCGGCGTTGACTGCGTCGAAGCCGGGGGTCCCCCAGCCGGAGCCGGTTGTGGCGGGTACGTCGTCGGAGAAACCGTCAAACTCCTCAAAGAACTCAACGCCTTTGACGAATACGACGTAATTCTCTTCGACGTTCTTGGCGACGTGGTCTGTGGTGGCTTTGCCGCACCCCTCAACTATGCCGACTACGCCCTAATCGTCACCGACAACGGCTTTGATGCCCTCTTTGCCGCCAACCGCATCGCCGCCTCCGTGCGCGAAAAAGCACGAACCCATCCCCTGCGCCTCGCCGGCCTCATCGGCAATCGCACCTCCAAACGGGATCTCATCGATAAATACATCGAGACCGTTCCTATGCCCGTTTTGGAAGTCTTACCCCTCATCGAAGATATCCGCGTCTCTCGCGTCAAAGGGAAAACCCTATTTGAGATGACCGAAACCGAAGCCGCACTCAGTTACGTTTGCGACTACTACCTCAACATTGCCGATCAGATTCTCGCCCTCCCCGAAGGCGTCGTGCCCAAAGATGCCGCCGATCGCGATCTGTTTGCCCTGCTCTCGGACTTCTACCTCAATCCTCAGCAACCCCCAGCCACCGTTGATGCTGAACCCGACTTGATGATGGTCTAA